The genomic window CGATCAAACAATCGAACAGAAAAGACAGCTTTATTGTGATGTGGGACATAGTCTTGATCTTTTCTGCCTTGCCACCGAAGAAACAAGGTTAATAGGAAGGCAACAAACAGAAAGAATCCTGTGGCGAAAACTTGGAGCCACTCAAGCTTCCCAGTGAAAGCGAAGCGAATTGGAATAGCGACTACACCTACAAGGAAAAATACGTAAAGAATATTCATAATAAATGGTGCCCTCCTAGGCTGAGGAATGCTTCTTACCAGTATACATAAAAAAGACAGGTAAATGATAACATTACGAATAGTGAATGTTATACTAAAGTAGGAGGGATGATGGAATGCATGATGAATATGAGGAGAAACGAGTCAAAGAGATAGATGAAGAGATTTGCGCTTTGCTACACAAACGTAAGGTGATGACAAACAATAATCCAGGCTGTCCGCCTATGGATCAAATGGAAGAATGGGCACAAACCTATCAACTTGAAAAGGAAATGATTGCGAGTATTTTTCATGTCGCCGCTAACGAGGAAGAGTATAGGCCAATGATTCAACCTAAGGGCTATGTAAACACCATTCCTCAATCGTTGTTACATGAAGAGGACGACATCCTTTATAGCATACCAGCGTTGCAAACCTATCAAAATGCAACAGTGTTACTACTGCAAATGGTCTGTCGTCCAGAGAAGGTCAATTTTCATGAGCGGACGAGGATTTTTACAATCAACGTAAAAGGGTCAAAGCCATACAGAGCCCAAATGACAGAGGGAAGTGGTGGGGATGCGATGCAAGGCTATCGGTTTGTTGTTAGCCCTGCGATACAAGAAGAGGTAACGATTGTAGTAGAGGAAAAAGAATGGAGCAAAAAAACACCGCTGACAACTTTTGAGTGGATCGTAAAAGCTTGAACAAAAGGAGAACAATCGAATGCCATTTAAGCGAGAAACGTTGCCATTGCAGAATAAAACCGTGTTGATAACAGGGGTTAGTCGTAGAAAAGGGATCGGATATGCCATTGCTAGGCAATGTGCTGCTTACGGTGCATCCATTGTCATCCAGCATTACCGCATTCACGACAAAGAGCAAGACTGGGGAGCCGATTCATTAGAGGCTGTTTTAGATGGGATAAAAGAACAGTTGACAGAAGATGCGACGCTAACGGAGTTTTCAGCAAATTTTGAGGAAGCGAAAGCCCCTGCACAACTTTTCGAGAAGATCGAGCATGCACATGTTGATGCACTCGTATGTAATCATGCCATGAGTGGGAGTGATGGTTCTTTAATGGCGATAAATAGTGAATCCCTTTCTCGTCATTACGTGGTCAACACCCAATCTAGTTTGTTGCTTGCCAAGCATTTTACAAAGCAGTTTAAACCGGAGACGGGGCGGGGAAAAGTGATCTTTATGACGTCTGGACAAGAGCTAGGTCCCCTGCGCGGCGAAATTGCGTACGGATCTGCAAAAGGTGCCATTGCCGGGATAACTGAGACCATTGCCGATGAATTAGCCGATTACAACATTACAGTAAACACAGTCAACCCAGGCCCTGTTGATACAGGTTATATGACGGCCGAACTTTGGCAGGCATTAAAGCCAAAATTTCCATTTGGGCGTATGGGTGAAAATGATGATCCAGCACGACTCATTGCGTGGTTATTAACAGATGAAGCCAACTGGATTACCGGTCAAATTATTAATTCAGAAGGCGGCTTTCGTAGAGGATGAAAATGTAGAAAAAATTTCGAATGGTTGCACATCTAATCGATTATAATGATTAAAAATAGGAAAAGAGGCACGTACATGAACGATAAAGTTGTCTGGTATGGTCGCTGTTTGTTTATAGTAGGCATTGTATTATTTGGTCTTACTCAAATTGCGTTGGCAATGGACATACACGACCCCACCTTATTTACAGGAGCGATGATTGCTTATTATGCGAGTATTATCTTCTTTATTGTTGGTCTTATTACTATACTAACGGATTTATTTCAAAGCCAAGATGAATAGCCCTTTCCCCCTTTTAGTAAAAAAGGGGATTTTGTTTAGTTTTTAAAGCATTCAATGCTACAATAAAAAGAAATTGGAAGGTATGAAGCTGGAGGAGTTTGTATGCAATCAGTCCCAACAAATGCAATTAAAGTAGTGTCGCGCGCTAAGAAGGAAACCATTCCTAAAGCTCATGAAGAGCTACGTCATTGGAAAAGTGAAGCCATGAAGATACAAGACGAATCGATCCGTGAGCAAGCAACATGGACTGTTAGCGATAAAACGTTTCACGCTGAAGGAGGCAGTATTATCGGTCTTCTGTCTGGCGCAAATAAAGATCGCTATATTCAATTTATGGTAGGGTATCAGTCGATTTGTGATTTTTTAGATACGCTTTGCGATAAAAATGACAGCACGAACCCGGACGATTTTCGTTCCATTCACAATGCGCTATTAGATACATTAGAGCCTGAAAAAGAGTTTAGTGATTACTATCAATATCGATCAGGCTTTCATGATGATGGGTATTTACAAAAGCTGGTAACACGATGCCGTGAAGCGGTGCAGCAATTTCCTGGTTTTGATGTAATGAAAGAAGACATGAAGGAAGTTGCGGGTTATTATATTGATTTCCAAGTGTACAAGCATGTGGAAGAAGAGAAGCGTGAACCGTTGTTAAAAGCGTTTTATGAAGAAAATCAGCACCTTGTTCCAGGGATGCGTTGGTATGAGTTCGCTTGTGGTGCGGCATCAACCCTCGCACTTTATACACTTGCAGCCTATGCTGCTGCCTCTGAGCGGACAAAAGAAGAGTCGAAGCATATAAAAGAAGCTTATTTTCCTTGGGTCCAAGGCTTACACATTATGCTTGATTATTTTATTGATCAAGAGGAAGATCGCTTAGAAAATGAAATGAATTTTGCTGCATACTATGAGTCAAAGGAAGATATGATGGAGCGGTTTCGCTTTCTAGATGAACAAGCGAACGCGAAATTGAAAGGCTTGCCTGACGAGAAATTTCATATGCTTTTGAAGAAAGGCTTGTACGCACTTTATTTATCTGATGGAAAAGTAGCGAATAACCCTGAACTGAAAAAAGATGCAAAGGAAATTATTAAGCTAGGCGGAAAATCAGCGGCGTTTTTCTTCCAGAATCGCTGGATGTTTAAGCGTGCGATTTAACAATGAAGGCATCTCGGAATCTGACGAGGTGCCTTTTTCAAGGAGGAACAAAATGAGAATCAGAGAAATAAAGGAAGACAATCGAACAGACGTTGAAGCGTTTTTTAGCCAACAATGGGGTTCTCCACTAATGGTCGTTGCCAGCGGTGTCTATGATTGTAGTGAACTTGATGGCTATGTTGCGCTAAATGAAGCTGGAGACATCATTGGTTTACTAACGTTTGCGTATCGCAACGGACAAATGGAAGTGATGTCGTTAGATAGTGTGAAGGAAGGCGTTGGCGTAGGGACTGCTTTACTGGAAACCGTAGAAAACGGTGCCAGAGAAAAGGGCAAAAAAGCGATTCATCTTGTGACAACAAATGATAATGTACATGCACTAGCATTTTACCAAAGAAGAGGCTATGTGCTACATAAGCTTTATAAAGAAGCCGTAAAGAAAGCACGTTTGCTTAAGCCTGAAATTCCGCACGTTGCAGAAAATGGCATTCCTATAAGGGATGAGATTGAGTTAATCAAGTCACTTGTATAAGGAGGAAGAAACGATGCGATCAGAAAAGGAAATGATGAATCTTATTCTTTCAATCGCCAGCGAAGATGAACGTATTTTGGCTGTGTATATGAATGGGTCTAGAACAAACAAGAACGCACCGAAAGACCTTTTTCAAGATTATGACATTGTTTATGTGGTAGAGAATACGGCTCCATTTGTACAAGAGCGAGCGTGGTTAAATCAATTCGGTAAGCGTTTACTTATGCAAGAGCCAGCTCAACACGATGAAGCTTTAGGGAGAAACGTGAATGTCGATCGTTCTTATACGTACTTAATGTTGCTTGCCGATGGCAACCGAATTGATTTACATGTTGAGACGATTGCGTCAATGAAAGAAGGGTACAGAAACGATTCTTTAACGATACCGTTACTAGATAAAAGGGGAATTTTGCCTGATATCGCACCAGCTTCCGATAAAGATTATCGAGTGAGAAAACCATCGGAAGCGGAATTTTTAATTAGCTGTAACGAGTTTTGGTGGTGTTTACAAAATGTTGTGAAAGGGATTTGGCGAGATGAGCTCCCTTATGCTAAAGAAATGTTCGATGGTGTTGTAAGAATACCGTTAAACCATATGACCTCTTGGTGGATTCAACAAAATCAAAGCGAACCAGTGGCTACAGGAAAAATGGGTAAGTATTTTAAACGGTTCTTACCTGAGCCGTTATGGGAGCAGTACAAACACACGTATAGCGGCCCTTCACATGAAGACTTCTGGCGCTCTCTTTTTACCGCATGTGATTTATTTAGTACGTTAGCGAGAGATGTAGCTAGCCAATTAACCTATCCGTATAACGAAGAAGAAGAAAAGCATATGCTCCTGTATCTACGACGAGTGCAGTCGTTGTCAAAAGAGGCGACGGAGATTTTCTAAAGGGACGGTTAGTGAACAAGAGTAGTAAAAAGAACTAAATTTTTGATTGTTCTGTTTTTAAAAGAGCGTTACACTTGTGTACATATAAGAGTGTGAGGAGATGGTTTATAGGGGATGAGTTCAAAGTCTAGAGTTGTGGCAATCGCGCTTATCACAGCAGTAGCCGTACTAGGAGACGCAATGTTGTTTATTGTGTTACCGTTAAATTGGGAGGAATTTGGTTTAACAGCGGTATGGCAAGTTGGTGTACTTTTATCCATTAATCGCTTCGTTCGCTTACCGATTACACCTCTTATCGGTCTTTTTTACAAAAAATTTGATGTGCGTGTTGGTATGGTAGTAGCCGTATGTCTAGCAGGGATCAGCACGCTGTTCTATGGCTTATCAAGTGGGTTTATTGTTTTATTAATCATGCGCATTTTCTGGGGGATTGCATGGTCTTTTATCCGTCTTGGCGGTTTATTGACAGTTGTTTCATTGTCTCAAGATACGAACCGGGGCAATTTAATGGGTCTCTACAATGGTCTTTGGGGATTAGGTGGTTTAACAGGAATGTTGGCAGGTGGCGTCTTTGTAGATATTTTTTCGATAACGGCTGTTACGACGATTTTTGCCTTCGGCTCGTTTTTACTTCTCCCATTTATTTATATGCTTATTCCGAAAACAGAAGGAAAAGAGGCGGCTCAGGAAGCGGCTGATAAGTATAAAAACCTTGATATGACATTCCTCACTCCTTACATTCGTTTAGTCATCGCAACAAGTGCCACAATGGGTTTTATCGTTTTAGGTATTTTTGCTTCTTCTTTAAGTACACTTATTGGTCGAAGCTATGATGAGCAATGGTCGATTTTGGGTCTAACCATTGGCGTTCTTGGATTAGCAGGCGCAATACAGGCATTTCGCTGGGCGTGGGAACCATTTATTGCCCCTCTATTTGGCCGTATGGTTGATCGCTCAACCAATAAACAAACCCTCATACTTGTACCTTTACTCATTAGCATTGTCACGTTTTGGTTTTTAGGTTTCCTTGACAAGGTTGTTCCTCTGCTAATCGTTATTTTTGTCTTTCAGTTTGCATCAACCATGTTTGTGACCGTTACGGACACACTTGCTGCCGGAGCCGCTTCTAAAACAGACTCTGTCAAGATGATGACTGTTCACACCGTTATGGTTGATCTTGGGGCTGCAATAGGACCACTGTTATCGTTTTTAATTCTTTTCTGGTTTGATTTAAGTATGGTGTTCTATGTTGCGAGTATTCTTATGGCAGTGTTAGCGGCTGCTTGGATTCTATATGGCATAAAACAAAAAAAGACCTTGAGTCGTGTATAGTTCTCAAGGTCTTTTTAGCTTCTTTTCCTCTAATTATCACAATTTCTGTCATTATTTCCGGGGCAATAAGAGAAGGGAATAGATGAAATTGACAAGATCTTCGCTTACATTACAGCAATCGCGCTTTAATCAGAAATCGGTGCTGAATAAAATCAATATAGCCTTTACACTGAATATGCTCATGCATCTGCTGAAGTGGCCGTATATATTTCTCAACAGAAAAATCAGGAATTTGCCAAGGAATGGCTTTTAAATAGTAAATCACCGCACCTACATCATAAAATCGCTGCACACCGATCTTTTCTAGTGTTTTTTGAATGTGAAACGGCTTATTAGAGAAAGCTGCTAGTGCAAGGTTTAAATTCCATTTTGAATACAAAGGATCTATCTGGGCTCCCAGAGCTTTATTTAAGTCAGAACAGTCTTTTCCACCGACTTGTTGAGTTAAGAACGTTCCGCCTGACTGTAACAATCGTTCTAGCTCGCTGACAGAATAAGAATCATGTTGATTTAAAATAAGATCAACATGAGAAGATGGTATGGGAATGTTCTCATCGGTTTGAGAAAAAACAACCGTAACGCCAAGGGGACGTAAGCGTTGACGAGCGATCGTTAGATTAGGTTCGTAGCCTTCTGTTGCGTAAGCAATAGGTGGATAAGGATGAAGTCTAGAAAAAAATTCTCCACCACCAGTCCCCATATCGAGGACGGCGTTTGCTTGTTGCATGGCGGCATACGCTAGTCCTCCATACGACCATGGTAATAAACTACTATTAAAGCGATTTAATGAGGTTAAACGGGAAAAATCCCAACCATTAAAAGCTTCTTCTTGTTCTTGTAAATAAACATCAAATAATGATTTGTCCATTTCTTTTATCCTCCATTCCGTTCACTAAACGTCTTAACTGAATAGAGGGAGGTCCGCGGATGATTCCATAAAGTTGTTAGGTTGGATGAGAGTAAGGGTACATGGTTTGGCCTCCAATAGAGTAAGTATGTCAAGTTGGAAACTATATTGTCAAGAATAATCTGAATAAATTAACTTGTGTGTTATACCCCTATGAGGTATATTGATCATAGAGGTGAGTTTATGAAGCGAACGTAACAAGTTGCCATACTGTTATTTGATTATGTCGATGCATTAGATTTTGCTGGACCGTACGAAGTATTTACGATGAGCGTTTTTTCAGAAAGTGATGTTAAAAAGCTTTTTATGAATCAGTTAGCGTTAAAAGACAAGCCCTTTCAAGTATTTACAGTATCAAAAGAAGGGGAGTCTATTACGGTCCATAATGGGTTAAAAGTGATACCTGATTATTCATTTAAAAACTGCCCTGTTTTTGACGTCCTACTCGTTCCAGGTGGTCCTATAAAAGCAATGAAAAGTGTAATGGAAGATCAACAGATTATTGGATGGATAGGGGCTAAACCCAATGCACTGATTGCTTCTGTCTGTACAGGAGCGTTTTTTCTAGGTGAAGCGGGACTACTGGACGGTAAAGATGCTACTACAAATCAATCCGCTCTGTCTTTATTTGAAAGAACGTTCGAAAAGATAAAGGTTGTAAAAGGCGTGCGCTATATTGATGCTGGTTCCGTGATTACATCAGCTGGCATAACAGCAGGAATCTCGATGACGCTGTCTCTGGTTGAAAGGTTATACGGAAAAGAAATGCGAGATAGAACCTTACAGACGATCGAATGGGAATAACCAAGGGGAAACTCCGCTACAATCTTTTTTACTTGTAAAGACATTACATGGCATATGAGTAATGATTGTATCTTATAAGAGCAGGGAGTATGATACATGCAAATGATCATTACTTGAAAAAGGGTGAAAGCATGTCAAAGTCAACAAGGTTAATTGAATTATTGCTCTACATAAATAAACGACATAAGTTTACAGCGCGTGAGCTTGCCCAGGAATTTAACGTTTCTTATCGAACGATTCTTAGAGATTTAGATGAATTGAGTGGGTTAGGGCTACCTTTTTATTCTGAAGTAGGTCATGGAGGTGGCTATTATGTGATCGCTGAAAAGATGCTTCCGCCGTTATTTTTAAAAGAAACGGAGGCGATGGCACTCTATTTTTCTTTTCAATCGCTGGAATTTGTTCCTACTCTGCCATTCAAAACCGAAACGGACTATGCGCTTGAAAAACTGTATCAGCATTTTTCTCAGGAAGCTCGAAAGAGGATTAAAAAAATGAATGGTCGGATTGCGTTTTGGAATCCTCCTCGTCAGAAACAGGCGCTTCATTTAGACGAGTTATTAGAAGCAGCAGTGGAGCACACGCCGATTACAATCGTCTATGAAAAAGAAGATGAGCTAATGGAAAGAATCATTCAGCCGATTGGGATCTACAGTTCTCATGGATTTTGGTATTGTCCGTCCTACTGTTTTACGAGAAATGCGATCCGTTTATTTCGAGCAGATCGTATTAAACAGGTCGAGAAAACGAGGAAGGAAGCTGTGGATCTTCCGTTCCAGTCGGTTCAAGAATGGCTGTCCGAAGCGGAAGAAACAGGTGAAAAGTCAGTAAATTTTTTAGTGGAACTGTCGCGAACAGGGATAAGAAAAGCCCAATCAATTGTTGATGTAGAGCGGTTTATTAAAGTAGAAGAAGATGGTAGCGGTTGGATTGAAGCGGTTGTTCCAGAACAGGAGCTTCCTTATTTTGTTCAAGTAATCTGGACGCTAGGCCCTGAAGCCGTTATTAAAGAACCGCAAGTAGCCATTGATCTGATCAAAGAAAAAGTGCAAGCAATGTGGACAAACTATGTGTAACGTGACAGTCGTTGTCACTATTATGAGCTAAACTAAAAGAAAGATACGAAAGGAGTTTGATAAGAATGAATGCTGTTAGCCAAATGAAAGAAACCGCATTTCACGAGTTAGAGGTTGGAATTCGGTCGATTGAGGGATTACTACATAAAGTAAGAGAGGACGACTATTCGTATCGACCATCTGAACAGATGCGCACGTTAGAAGAATTGATGCGCCATCTAGTAGCCATTCCCGAAGTCGATTTATGTATTATGCAGGAGCAAACACAGGAGCAGGTGCAACAAATAGAAAAGAAATACAATTCGCTTCCTACTAGTCAAGCAATGGTTGATGAAATGTATAAAGGGTTAGAAGCCTATAAGACGTATGTGTTTCAATTAAGTGATGAAGACTTTTTGACAAAAAAAACGACAGCCTTTTATCTTGAAAAAGGAACGACACAGATTCAGTGGTTAATGGAAGTAGTCACTCACGTCTTCCATCATCGTGCGCAATTGTTTACTTATTTAAAGCAAAAAGGCTATGAGGTAACGATGTTTGATCTATATGTGTGATGGTAGGAAAAAGCAATGAAGAACCCGTCATTGCTTTTCCCACATGACGCTACACAAATTTGTGTTTAATAAAAAGTGAGATGACTTTTGTCATTTCGATAGTAGTTAAGTCGATCTTGCAATGTTCCGGTGTGATATTCGAATTTATGACCATCAGGATCGGTGAAATAAATGGACTGCTTGTCTTGTTCATCTCGCGTTCTTCCTTTTAAGATGGAGACTTTTAGTGATTTTAGTCTACGAACGGTGCTTTCAAATGCTTCTTCTTCAATTGAAAAAGCAATATGAGTGTAGGATTGAGCAATCTCGTTACGAGGGATTGCTTTTTCGACGTTCAGGGCGAGCCATATACCGTCTAAATCAAAGTAAGCCAGTTTTTCGCCTTTAACAAGTAAAGTGGCACCTAATACTTGTTCATAAAAATCAATCGATTCTTCAAGATTCGAAACAGAAAAAGTAAGATGATTAATTGGCATAAGAACCTCCAAGTCAATTGTTTTCCTAAATGGATCAATTTACAGTATACTGTAAATTGATTTTTGTGAATCTTCATCATTATAAATGCATACTTGTGATAAATACAATGGAGGGTGTAAAGTGACTGAAATCGTACGTGAATTGACTGAGGATGAGTGGGGTTCCATTGTGCACCTTTCAAAGGCTGTTGGGTGGGATTACCATAGAAAAGAAGTGGAAATGATTTTTAAAAACGGCACAGTGTTTGGAATTGACGACAATGAAAAACTTGTTGCTTGCGCGGCTCTTATTTCCTACGATGAAAAAAAGATTGGGTCGATCGGTATGGTCATTGTTCTTCAGTCCCATCAAGGAAAGGGACTTGGACGTAAACTAACAGAAGCGTGTATGAATAGAAAAGCACAAACTCAATCACTTATGTTAATTGCAACAAAAGAGGGTGAATCTCTTTATCGAAAAGTAGGCTTTCAAACAACGGATACGATCGTGAAATATACAAGTAGTTCATTTGAATCCTTTAACGATTTCGTACATGCCCAGTCCTTTGAGCAATTCATGCTTCAAGATGTGGTCGATCTAGATGCGGCAGCATTTGGAGAGAGAAGAGAAGGATTTTTACAGGATCGTATTAAGCAAGCTAGTAAAGCCTATGTACGATACAAAGATGAAAAAATTGATGGCTATGGGTTAGCCATCGATACCCCTTACAATCGAATAATCGGTCCACTCATTTGCAAAACCGATGAAGGGGCTATTGATATCATTCGTGCATTGCTAATAGGCTATTCGGGTCGGGTTCGAATCGATCTTCCTAAAAAGCGAGAACGTGTGGAGGCTTTTTTACAAAAATCTGGCTTTTCTCTCTCTGCTACTCCACCTTTAATGGTGAAAGGAGAACTTCCCGATCGCAACGGAACATTGATTAGTATTGCGGCACAAGCCTTTGGCTAACAGAAAAAGTCTTAAAGGAGAGAGTACGTAAATGAAAGTGAAAACGCTAAACGATTACCTTTCTTGTATAAATGTTGCACAGCAAAGCCCAACCCTTGCCTTTTTAAAAGAAATTTGTTTCTCTCATCTACAAACATTTCCATTTGAGAATATAAGCAAAATTTATTTTCATAAACAACAGATACCTCAATTCCTTGGTGACGTTGAAACCTTTCTTACTCATTATGATCGCTATGGATCTGGTGGCACTTGCTACATTCAAAATTCGATTCTCTATACGGTCTTGCAAGCACTTTCTTTTCATTGTTATCTTGTGAAATTAGGCGAGATTCATATGGGGATCATTGTAATAGTGAAACGTAAACACTATTATGTTGATTGTGGAGCTGCCGCACCTTTCTTTAACCCCATTTTGCTAGAAGATAAAGATACTCAGTCCCCGTCATTTGGAAGTGATGTCATTACCTTTTCTTACCAAGGGGATGGACACTATCACTACCAACGCTATCTAGATGGGAATAAAAGTGGAGATTGCTGGTCATTTAACGTAACTAAGTCAGCTAACTTCACTGATTTTGAGCAGCTCTTTCAAGACTCATTTAAAAAAGAAGCAACCTTTATGAAGCTATTTCGATGTCAGCTTTATCAATTAAATCAGAGACGTAGTGTATCGATTGTAAATAATATCTTCTCAATTCGATATGAATCAGGGAAAAAGCAGACGAGAACATTGGACGATCTAGACGAGTTAAAGCACGTACTCAATGAAGAATTTCATTTACCGCAATTACCGATTCAGCAATGCATTGAATTTCTGCATCAACAGAATCTAGTACTCTTTAAGTAAAAGGAAGGAACCTCACAAATGCCACTAGTGAAAAATATTACCGGAAAGCGTTGAACAAGGAATGGTAATTGCAAGTGGGTGACTATGATCAAGTCGTTTCTTTTCATTTGTGCATTGCTTTTAATCCTTTTCATGGAAAAAAGGGGACAATTGAATCATGGATCGAATGTAAACTAGAGTTTTTCGGCTGATCATTAGAAAATGTTGAGCGTGTCAAGGTTATCATAGGAGCCACTCATCCATACGAAAAACCGTTCATTTCGTTCTTTATGAGATGTTTAAGGAATTGACAGGCCCTCCGTTCACGTGCTACTGTATATTACAGATAAATAAGGTCTGTAATAACGTTTAAGGGTGAGAGGTATGAAATATTCAAAAGCAACGAATTACGCTTTGCATACAATGGTTTATTTAACAACGATGCCTCGCGGTAAGGCAACGGGTGTAGATGTACTAGCGAAGCAACAAGATGTCTCACCAACCTACTTATCGAAAATTTTAACAAAACTTGTAAAAGCAGGGCTAATTGAGTCAACACCTGGAGTGAACGGCGGCTATACCCTGAGTCGGAATGGCAAACAAATCTCTTTT from Shouchella hunanensis includes these protein-coding regions:
- a CDS encoding Rrf2 family transcriptional regulator, yielding MKYSKATNYALHTMVYLTTMPRGKATGVDVLAKQQDVSPTYLSKILTKLVKAGLIESTPGVNGGYTLSRNGKQISFLDVIHAIEGQSVLFRCSSDHEDAIQRKGCLIEKAMTRAEDRLKEELDKTTIADIADEVGKSRE